A genomic window from Osmerus eperlanus chromosome 5, fOsmEpe2.1, whole genome shotgun sequence includes:
- the cep152 gene encoding centrosomal protein of 152 kDa isoform X1 has translation MSIDFDSAALQTQHDDEEEYDPEDYAREQELHKLLTDLPDDMLEDSREESSPELDYSACSNQDSSNRQQQKWPQQTEWSDHNRQQRSASHVENSEDNFDQGPYHVEYSYEERVLEINGHANSPQSQPLPHTWTQPGQEYQYNHVGYRYASAGTEKPVACASISTEEQYEHEPYPHGAAGHAVEYRGEEGQRDTQSYGGQNGTRQQFQNVEDAESGDSRVDHYKASYQPCQPSSQPKMFNSESCQEGGHFDQLQREFLDSAQNTAESQQLAQMEILNKAQLRQMEDLERKLEDSRRNMRYLEHQFAIVKDEKDGMVVTLKESSRLIEEAQDREVQLLSTVKSLEQKVHSLTERDHENTKKQRVADAAVDSMQQQMMELGRSDTLSRAREKHDRDMSAVREKHEAKLLVLQQQMDTCSQALEEQTELAQRLREQVKQLERRREEEQVERAAVINTLTQRLEEGQQQCAKLLQTGSVQEMSQLQIKLQQVQSAKTLSENMNQVLQEDLNDLKEQITLYESVVKHGVISPDLNRDWERHLSESYVDLGIKEKNLKNVRAHSTPLAGLSGPSQPRDEAVRELRAELQRSLACLKGKRQKISLLQEELRHSRERLDKLQAQLEQAQVTTATVRGAASEKLPDSTAVQKDVLRLQEERQRLLEHVQLLEQKNKELRQSEEKVRAANTELCSKMREMIQELDQEKQEAAERYERTHLQYRDDVVNRLRAQLTLEHADQLQQLTAEHQQQLQQLQCKLSEVSAEIVAVQECYISVCKEKDLLEEKLQSGSEAEAEMRENELRMREESRTALEEMRAELERQHQTAVDQLQAVWSSETERQIQDQVTSAKAAWQEEQEQRERAWAQRLEEAREEAREEARVQTHRASREEASQTEGRASPESFSRKELEDRLRAERLRLLQEADSDKHTAVQDTQREMREIHLEDMTKQVEGAVTRAYSRWLEDLTSLPEYKANLQREREKWDERQDEHVQEQVSLALRVAEDQWQQRQSVALEERGPGGQQVEELQEKLVSLQSQLERVKGEEPALLKAELAGAKAVWNRDKQQEMSSLQTLHERERHALIQEQRVTLEQEVQRAVQRAREDAERHRKQLVLQKEAELQQALRDRRKEWRAQQESRDQELRRQGREEAQQELQAGLAEALREAQDLLLREAPTQPPNRGEDRPACCSAQEGGIRHILQSACREMISRAVGQAKKEWERISEDRLACVLKDTQQCHEREVSQIHNTVAQKRQEGRCGKQCAETVAKLRRKNQDLQKHLEKACRQLQLTVRENKASMQRLKEEHEDRMRREEDALQKLGGKKQPQESSLGSDNPQSIQAGLEEMKEQYMNAIGKIRGDMLRYLQDSKERASERIRVEVLRERRDTARTMRQYYLTCLHELLEESGQSTGAEKKIINAARKLAAMAKALETPTKKNSATYRTLQRSSSNTDATIENNRGGVSSSSKHQSPEASVPETSCEKWTVESKTDRTEPAMSRTRTKPTGKALYQDLLTSGKLKTPKDASSKAHLLPAHPPSPRPAPQAGQASLGEFHHRGLTDANVTLRNQSREVYLQGVDTADDPLDSQRTATLIQETPVRDGGQSDWSLFSNPGPGDVFIPVHSYSSRREDTPLLPLSAASSDLREFGSLTADHSDMTVYKEIANMPPHTKDSTLTSVLRSAHRDPVPGSEGKILAPLCSKSLSPELNLCQQDSGFDSPFTFRK, from the exons ATGTCAATCGACTTTGATAGCGCAGCCCTGCAAACTCAacatgatgatgaggaggagtacGATCCAGAGGACTACGCACGAGAACAAGAG TTGCACAAGCTGCTGACAGACCTTCCAGATGACATGctggaggacagcagggaggaGTCCTCTCCAGAGCTGGATTACTCTGCCTGCAGCAACCAAGACTCCAGTAACAG acaacaacaaaaatggcCCCAACAAACTGAATGGTCTGATCATAACAGACAACAAAGATCTGCCTCCCATGTAGAG AACTCTGAGGACAATTTCGACCAAGGCCCCTATCATGTTGAGTACTCCTATGAAGAAAGAGTTTTGGAAATCAATGGCCATGCTAATTCTCCTCAAAGCCAGCCTCTGCCCCATACCTGGACCCAGCCAGGCCAGGAGTACCAGTACAACCATGTGGGCTACAGGTATGCCAGCGCGGGTACAGAGAAGCCTGTAGCCTGTGCTAGTATCTCCACAGAGGAGCAGTACGAGCATGAACCATACCCTCATGGAGCTGCCGGCCATGCAGTGGaatacagaggggaggaggggcagagggacacACAGAGCTATGGAGGTCAAAACGGCACACGGCAACAGTTTCAA AACGTTGAGGATGCGGAGTCCGGGGACAGTAGGGTGGATCATTACAAAGCCAGCTACCAGCCCTGCCAACCGTCCAGCCAGCCCAAGATGTTCAACTCAGAGTCCTGCCAAGAAGGCGGACATTTTGACCAACTGCAGAGGGAATTCTTGGACTCCGCTCAGA ACACTGCTGAGAGTCAACAGCTTGCTCAGATGGAGATATTGAACAAGGCCCAGCTGAGACAAATGGAAGATCTGGAACGTAAACTGGAGGACTCAAGGCGCAACATGAGATACCTGGAGCATCAGTTTGCCATTGTGAAAG ATGAGAAGGATGGGATGGTGGTGACTCTGAAGGAGTCCAGCCGGCTCATCGAAGAGGCACAGGATCGAGAGGTTCAGCTGCTGAGTACTGTGAAGTCCCTGGAGCAAAAGGTTCATTCTCTGACGGAACGAGACCACGAA AACACGAAGAAGCAGCGCGTGGCGGACGCCGCGGTGGACAGCATGCAGCAGCAGATGATGGAGCTGGGGCGCTCCGACACGCTGTCCAGAGCGCGGGAGAAGCACGACCGGGACATGTCTGCCGTGAGGGAGAAGCACGAGGCCAAGCTGCtagtgctgcagcagcagatGGACACCTGCTCCCAGGCCCTggaggagcag ACGGAGCTGGCCCAGAGACTGCGGGAGCAGGTGAAGCAGCTGGagcgcaggagagaggaggagcaggtggagagagCTGCAGTCATCAACACCCTTACTCAGCGCCTGGAGGAGGGCCAGCAGCAGTGTGCCAAACTGCTCCAAACAG GTTCAGTGCAAGAGATGAGCCAGTTGCAAATCAAACTCCAGCAAGTTCAGTCAGCCAAGACCTTGAGTGAAAACATGAACCAAGTCCTCCAG GAGGACCTGAATGATCTGAAGGAGCAGATCACACTGTATGAGTCAGTGGTAAAGCATGGAGTGATATCGCCAGACCTCAACAGGGACTGGGAAAGACATCTGTCAGAGTCTTACGTGGATTTAGGAATCAAGGAGAAAAACTTGAAAAACGTCCGGGCTCACAG CACTCCCCTGGCCGGCCTGTCAGGCCCCTCGCAGCCCCGGGACGAGGCTGTGAGGGAGCTGAGGGCTGAGCTGCAGCGCTCTCTCGCCTGCCTGAAGGGCAAGAGGCAGAAGATCAGCCTGCTCCAGGAGGAGCTCCGCCACTCGCGGGAACGCCTGGACAAGCTGCAGGCTCAGCTGGAGCAGGCTCAGGTCACCACCGCCACG GTCAGAGGAGCCGCCTCAGAGAAGCTTCCGGACTCGACAGCTGTCCAGAAGGACGTCTTGAGACTGCAGGAAGAACGACAACGTCTACTAGAACATGTACAG CTGCTAGAACAAAAGAACAAGGAGCTGAGGCAGAGCGAGGAGAAGGTGAGGGCGGCCAACACAGAGCTGTGCTCCAAGATGAGGGAGATGATCCAGGAGCTggaccaggagaagcaggaggccGCGGAGAG GTATGAGAGGACCCACCTGCAGTACAGGGACGACGTGGTGAACAGGCTCCGAGCACAGCTGACCCTGGAGCACGCAGATCAGCTCCAGCAGCTCACTGCTGAACAccaacagcagctccagcagctaCA ATGCAAACTGTCTGAGGTCAGTGCTGAGATCGTGGCTGTGCAGGAGTGCTACATCTCGGTCTGCAAGGAAAAAGACCTGCTGGAAGAGAAACTGCAGAGCGGATCTGAGGCAGAGGCTGAGATGAGGGAGAACGAG ctgaggatgagagaggagagccgcacagccctggaggagatgagggccgAGCTGGAGAGGCAGCATCAGACTGCAGTGGACCAGCTGCAGGCTGTCTGGtctagtgagacagagagacagatccaGGATCAGGTGACCTCTGCCAAGGCTGCATGGCAGGAAGAGCAGGAACAG AGGGAACGTGCCTGGGCTCAGAGGCTGGAAGAGGccagggaggaggccagggaagAGGCCAGGGTCCAGACCCACAGAGCCAGCCGTGAGGAGGCCTCCCAGACGGAGGGCAGGGCCAGCCCTGAGAGCTTCAGCAgaaaggagctggaggacaggCTCAGGGCTGAGAGACTGAGGCTGCTCCAGGAGGCTGACTCTGACAAACACACGGCCGTGCAGGACACTCAGAGAGAGATGCGGGAGATACACCTGGAGGACATGACCAAGCAG GTGGAAGGCGCAGTAACCAGGGCCTACAGCCGCTGGCTTGAAGACCTAACCTCTCTCCCAGAGTACAAAGCGAATctccagagagagcgagaaaaatGGGACGAACGACAGGACGAACATGTTCAAGAGCAG GTGTCCTTGGCTCTGAGGGTGGCAGAGGACCAGTGGCAGCAGAGGCAGAGTGTGGCTCTGGAGGAgcgggggccagggggccagcAGGTGGAGGAGCTCCAGGAGAAGCTGGTGTCTCTGCAGAGCCAGCTGGAGCGCGTGAAGGGGGAGGAGCCCGCCCTGCTGAAGGCGGAGCTGGCCGGGGCCAAGGCTGTCTGGAACCGGGACAAGCAGCAGGAGatgtcctccctccagaccctccatgAGCGGGAGCGTCACGCTCTGATCCAGGAGCAGCGCGTCACGCTGGAGCAGGAGGTGCAGCGGGCCGTGCAGCGGGCCAGGGAGGACGCCGAGCGCCACAGGAAGCAGCTGGTCCTGCAGAAGGAGGCGGAGCTTCAGCAGGCTCTGAGGGACAGGCGGAAGGAGTGGAGAGcccagcaggagagcagggacCAGGAActgaggaggcagggcagagaggaggcccaGCAGGAGCTCCAGGCTGGGCTGGCTGAGGCCCTCAGAGAGGCCCAGGACCTGCTCCTCAGAGAGGCCCCCACTCAGCCCCCtaacaggggggaggacaggccgGCCTGCTGCTCTGCCCAGGAGGGGGGTATAAGACACATCCTCCAGTCGGCATGCAGAGAGATGATTTCCAGAGCTGTGGGCCAGGCcaagaaagagtgggagagg ATAAGTGAGGACAGACTGGCTTGTGTGTTGAAAGACACCCAGCAGTGTCACGAGAGAGAAGTCAGCCAGATCCACA ACACGGTGGCCCAGAAGAGACAGGAGGGGCGTTGTGGTAAACAGTGCGCTGAGACTGTGGCCAAGCTGAGGAGGAAGAACCAGGACCTGCAGAAGCATCTGGAGAAGGCCTGTCGCCAGCTCCAGCTCACCGTCAGAGAGAACAAGGCCAGCATGCAGCGCCTCAAAG AGGAGCACGAGGACAGGATGCGGCGGGAAGAAGATGCCCTGCAGAAGCTGGGGGGAAAGAAACAGCCCCAGGAATCCTCTCT CGGCTCAGATAACCCACAGAGTATTCAAGCTGGCCTTGAAGAGATGAAGGAACAGTACATGAACGCTATCGGAAAGATCAGAG GAGACATGCTGCGCTACCTCCAGGACAGCAAAGAGCGAGCGTCTGAAAGGATCCGTGTGGAGGTGCTCCGGGAGAGGAGGGACACAGCCAGGACGATGAGGCAGTACTACCTGACGTGTCTGCATGAGCTGCTGGAGGAGAGCGGGCAGAGCACAGG AGCTGAGAAAAAAATTATCAATGCTGCAAGGAAGCTAGCAGCCATGGCCAAGGCCCTGGAGACTCCTACCAAGAAGAACTCAGCGACGTATCGCACCCTACAGC GTTCATCATCAAACACCGACGCTACCATCGAAAACAACCGCGGTGGAGTTTCCAGTTCCAGTAAACATCAGTCACCCGAAGCCTCCGTCCCAGAAACCAGCTGTGAGAAGTGGACAGTGgagagcaagacagacaggacagaaccaGCAATGTCGAGGACCAGGACCAAGCCCACGGGAAAAGCCCTCTACCAGGACCTCCTCACGAGCGGAAAGCTGAAAACACCAAAAGACGCTTCATCTAAAGCCCACCTCCTTCcagctcaccccccctctccccgacCCGCTCCCCAGGCTGGGCAGGCCTCGCTGGGGGAGTTCCACCACAGGGGTTTGACTGACGCCAATGTGACTCTGCGGAACCAGAGCAGagaggtgtacctgcagggtGTGGACACAGCAGACGACCCCCTGGATTCCCAGAGGACAGCCACTCTCATCCAGGAGACTCCCGTCAGGGACGGCGGCCAGAGCGACTGGAGTTTGTTCAGCAACCCCGGACCTGGAGACGTGTTTATCCCGGTCCACTCCTACTccagcaggagggaggacacccccctcctccctctgtctgctgcCTCATCTGACCTGCGGGAGTTTGGAAGCCTCACCGCTGACCACTCTGACATGACTGTTTATAAGGAGATAGCAAACATGCCACCCCACACCAAAGACTCAACGCTAACCAGTGTTCTGAGGAGTGCACACAGGGATCCTGTTCCAGGCTCTGAGGGGAAGATACTGGCCCCTCTGTGCTCCAAGAGCCTGTCCCCAGAGCTGAATCTCTGCCAGCAGGACAGTGGCTTCGACAGTCCTTTCACCTTTCGGAAATGA
- the cep152 gene encoding centrosomal protein of 152 kDa isoform X2 produces MSKWDMGPMVDDTVKVVRNIQQSLLELHKLLTDLPDDMLEDSREESSPELDYSACSNQDSSNRQQQKWPQQTEWSDHNRQQRSASHVENSEDNFDQGPYHVEYSYEERVLEINGHANSPQSQPLPHTWTQPGQEYQYNHVGYRYASAGTEKPVACASISTEEQYEHEPYPHGAAGHAVEYRGEEGQRDTQSYGGQNGTRQQFQNVEDAESGDSRVDHYKASYQPCQPSSQPKMFNSESCQEGGHFDQLQREFLDSAQNTAESQQLAQMEILNKAQLRQMEDLERKLEDSRRNMRYLEHQFAIVKDEKDGMVVTLKESSRLIEEAQDREVQLLSTVKSLEQKVHSLTERDHENTKKQRVADAAVDSMQQQMMELGRSDTLSRAREKHDRDMSAVREKHEAKLLVLQQQMDTCSQALEEQTELAQRLREQVKQLERRREEEQVERAAVINTLTQRLEEGQQQCAKLLQTGSVQEMSQLQIKLQQVQSAKTLSENMNQVLQEDLNDLKEQITLYESVVKHGVISPDLNRDWERHLSESYVDLGIKEKNLKNVRAHSTPLAGLSGPSQPRDEAVRELRAELQRSLACLKGKRQKISLLQEELRHSRERLDKLQAQLEQAQVTTATVRGAASEKLPDSTAVQKDVLRLQEERQRLLEHVQLLEQKNKELRQSEEKVRAANTELCSKMREMIQELDQEKQEAAERYERTHLQYRDDVVNRLRAQLTLEHADQLQQLTAEHQQQLQQLQCKLSEVSAEIVAVQECYISVCKEKDLLEEKLQSGSEAEAEMRENELRMREESRTALEEMRAELERQHQTAVDQLQAVWSSETERQIQDQVTSAKAAWQEEQEQRERAWAQRLEEAREEAREEARVQTHRASREEASQTEGRASPESFSRKELEDRLRAERLRLLQEADSDKHTAVQDTQREMREIHLEDMTKQVEGAVTRAYSRWLEDLTSLPEYKANLQREREKWDERQDEHVQEQVSLALRVAEDQWQQRQSVALEERGPGGQQVEELQEKLVSLQSQLERVKGEEPALLKAELAGAKAVWNRDKQQEMSSLQTLHERERHALIQEQRVTLEQEVQRAVQRAREDAERHRKQLVLQKEAELQQALRDRRKEWRAQQESRDQELRRQGREEAQQELQAGLAEALREAQDLLLREAPTQPPNRGEDRPACCSAQEGGIRHILQSACREMISRAVGQAKKEWERISEDRLACVLKDTQQCHEREVSQIHNTVAQKRQEGRCGKQCAETVAKLRRKNQDLQKHLEKACRQLQLTVRENKASMQRLKEEHEDRMRREEDALQKLGGKKQPQESSLGSDNPQSIQAGLEEMKEQYMNAIGKIRGDMLRYLQDSKERASERIRVEVLRERRDTARTMRQYYLTCLHELLEESGQSTGAEKKIINAARKLAAMAKALETPTKKNSATYRTLQRSSSNTDATIENNRGGVSSSSKHQSPEASVPETSCEKWTVESKTDRTEPAMSRTRTKPTGKALYQDLLTSGKLKTPKDASSKAHLLPAHPPSPRPAPQAGQASLGEFHHRGLTDANVTLRNQSREVYLQGVDTADDPLDSQRTATLIQETPVRDGGQSDWSLFSNPGPGDVFIPVHSYSSRREDTPLLPLSAASSDLREFGSLTADHSDMTVYKEIANMPPHTKDSTLTSVLRSAHRDPVPGSEGKILAPLCSKSLSPELNLCQQDSGFDSPFTFRK; encoded by the exons ATGTCGAAGTGGGACATGGGTCCTATGGTGGATGACACTGTGAAGGTTGTGAGGAACATTCAACAGTCCTTGTTGGAA TTGCACAAGCTGCTGACAGACCTTCCAGATGACATGctggaggacagcagggaggaGTCCTCTCCAGAGCTGGATTACTCTGCCTGCAGCAACCAAGACTCCAGTAACAG acaacaacaaaaatggcCCCAACAAACTGAATGGTCTGATCATAACAGACAACAAAGATCTGCCTCCCATGTAGAG AACTCTGAGGACAATTTCGACCAAGGCCCCTATCATGTTGAGTACTCCTATGAAGAAAGAGTTTTGGAAATCAATGGCCATGCTAATTCTCCTCAAAGCCAGCCTCTGCCCCATACCTGGACCCAGCCAGGCCAGGAGTACCAGTACAACCATGTGGGCTACAGGTATGCCAGCGCGGGTACAGAGAAGCCTGTAGCCTGTGCTAGTATCTCCACAGAGGAGCAGTACGAGCATGAACCATACCCTCATGGAGCTGCCGGCCATGCAGTGGaatacagaggggaggaggggcagagggacacACAGAGCTATGGAGGTCAAAACGGCACACGGCAACAGTTTCAA AACGTTGAGGATGCGGAGTCCGGGGACAGTAGGGTGGATCATTACAAAGCCAGCTACCAGCCCTGCCAACCGTCCAGCCAGCCCAAGATGTTCAACTCAGAGTCCTGCCAAGAAGGCGGACATTTTGACCAACTGCAGAGGGAATTCTTGGACTCCGCTCAGA ACACTGCTGAGAGTCAACAGCTTGCTCAGATGGAGATATTGAACAAGGCCCAGCTGAGACAAATGGAAGATCTGGAACGTAAACTGGAGGACTCAAGGCGCAACATGAGATACCTGGAGCATCAGTTTGCCATTGTGAAAG ATGAGAAGGATGGGATGGTGGTGACTCTGAAGGAGTCCAGCCGGCTCATCGAAGAGGCACAGGATCGAGAGGTTCAGCTGCTGAGTACTGTGAAGTCCCTGGAGCAAAAGGTTCATTCTCTGACGGAACGAGACCACGAA AACACGAAGAAGCAGCGCGTGGCGGACGCCGCGGTGGACAGCATGCAGCAGCAGATGATGGAGCTGGGGCGCTCCGACACGCTGTCCAGAGCGCGGGAGAAGCACGACCGGGACATGTCTGCCGTGAGGGAGAAGCACGAGGCCAAGCTGCtagtgctgcagcagcagatGGACACCTGCTCCCAGGCCCTggaggagcag ACGGAGCTGGCCCAGAGACTGCGGGAGCAGGTGAAGCAGCTGGagcgcaggagagaggaggagcaggtggagagagCTGCAGTCATCAACACCCTTACTCAGCGCCTGGAGGAGGGCCAGCAGCAGTGTGCCAAACTGCTCCAAACAG GTTCAGTGCAAGAGATGAGCCAGTTGCAAATCAAACTCCAGCAAGTTCAGTCAGCCAAGACCTTGAGTGAAAACATGAACCAAGTCCTCCAG GAGGACCTGAATGATCTGAAGGAGCAGATCACACTGTATGAGTCAGTGGTAAAGCATGGAGTGATATCGCCAGACCTCAACAGGGACTGGGAAAGACATCTGTCAGAGTCTTACGTGGATTTAGGAATCAAGGAGAAAAACTTGAAAAACGTCCGGGCTCACAG CACTCCCCTGGCCGGCCTGTCAGGCCCCTCGCAGCCCCGGGACGAGGCTGTGAGGGAGCTGAGGGCTGAGCTGCAGCGCTCTCTCGCCTGCCTGAAGGGCAAGAGGCAGAAGATCAGCCTGCTCCAGGAGGAGCTCCGCCACTCGCGGGAACGCCTGGACAAGCTGCAGGCTCAGCTGGAGCAGGCTCAGGTCACCACCGCCACG GTCAGAGGAGCCGCCTCAGAGAAGCTTCCGGACTCGACAGCTGTCCAGAAGGACGTCTTGAGACTGCAGGAAGAACGACAACGTCTACTAGAACATGTACAG CTGCTAGAACAAAAGAACAAGGAGCTGAGGCAGAGCGAGGAGAAGGTGAGGGCGGCCAACACAGAGCTGTGCTCCAAGATGAGGGAGATGATCCAGGAGCTggaccaggagaagcaggaggccGCGGAGAG GTATGAGAGGACCCACCTGCAGTACAGGGACGACGTGGTGAACAGGCTCCGAGCACAGCTGACCCTGGAGCACGCAGATCAGCTCCAGCAGCTCACTGCTGAACAccaacagcagctccagcagctaCA ATGCAAACTGTCTGAGGTCAGTGCTGAGATCGTGGCTGTGCAGGAGTGCTACATCTCGGTCTGCAAGGAAAAAGACCTGCTGGAAGAGAAACTGCAGAGCGGATCTGAGGCAGAGGCTGAGATGAGGGAGAACGAG ctgaggatgagagaggagagccgcacagccctggaggagatgagggccgAGCTGGAGAGGCAGCATCAGACTGCAGTGGACCAGCTGCAGGCTGTCTGGtctagtgagacagagagacagatccaGGATCAGGTGACCTCTGCCAAGGCTGCATGGCAGGAAGAGCAGGAACAG AGGGAACGTGCCTGGGCTCAGAGGCTGGAAGAGGccagggaggaggccagggaagAGGCCAGGGTCCAGACCCACAGAGCCAGCCGTGAGGAGGCCTCCCAGACGGAGGGCAGGGCCAGCCCTGAGAGCTTCAGCAgaaaggagctggaggacaggCTCAGGGCTGAGAGACTGAGGCTGCTCCAGGAGGCTGACTCTGACAAACACACGGCCGTGCAGGACACTCAGAGAGAGATGCGGGAGATACACCTGGAGGACATGACCAAGCAG GTGGAAGGCGCAGTAACCAGGGCCTACAGCCGCTGGCTTGAAGACCTAACCTCTCTCCCAGAGTACAAAGCGAATctccagagagagcgagaaaaatGGGACGAACGACAGGACGAACATGTTCAAGAGCAG GTGTCCTTGGCTCTGAGGGTGGCAGAGGACCAGTGGCAGCAGAGGCAGAGTGTGGCTCTGGAGGAgcgggggccagggggccagcAGGTGGAGGAGCTCCAGGAGAAGCTGGTGTCTCTGCAGAGCCAGCTGGAGCGCGTGAAGGGGGAGGAGCCCGCCCTGCTGAAGGCGGAGCTGGCCGGGGCCAAGGCTGTCTGGAACCGGGACAAGCAGCAGGAGatgtcctccctccagaccctccatgAGCGGGAGCGTCACGCTCTGATCCAGGAGCAGCGCGTCACGCTGGAGCAGGAGGTGCAGCGGGCCGTGCAGCGGGCCAGGGAGGACGCCGAGCGCCACAGGAAGCAGCTGGTCCTGCAGAAGGAGGCGGAGCTTCAGCAGGCTCTGAGGGACAGGCGGAAGGAGTGGAGAGcccagcaggagagcagggacCAGGAActgaggaggcagggcagagaggaggcccaGCAGGAGCTCCAGGCTGGGCTGGCTGAGGCCCTCAGAGAGGCCCAGGACCTGCTCCTCAGAGAGGCCCCCACTCAGCCCCCtaacaggggggaggacaggccgGCCTGCTGCTCTGCCCAGGAGGGGGGTATAAGACACATCCTCCAGTCGGCATGCAGAGAGATGATTTCCAGAGCTGTGGGCCAGGCcaagaaagagtgggagagg ATAAGTGAGGACAGACTGGCTTGTGTGTTGAAAGACACCCAGCAGTGTCACGAGAGAGAAGTCAGCCAGATCCACA ACACGGTGGCCCAGAAGAGACAGGAGGGGCGTTGTGGTAAACAGTGCGCTGAGACTGTGGCCAAGCTGAGGAGGAAGAACCAGGACCTGCAGAAGCATCTGGAGAAGGCCTGTCGCCAGCTCCAGCTCACCGTCAGAGAGAACAAGGCCAGCATGCAGCGCCTCAAAG AGGAGCACGAGGACAGGATGCGGCGGGAAGAAGATGCCCTGCAGAAGCTGGGGGGAAAGAAACAGCCCCAGGAATCCTCTCT CGGCTCAGATAACCCACAGAGTATTCAAGCTGGCCTTGAAGAGATGAAGGAACAGTACATGAACGCTATCGGAAAGATCAGAG GAGACATGCTGCGCTACCTCCAGGACAGCAAAGAGCGAGCGTCTGAAAGGATCCGTGTGGAGGTGCTCCGGGAGAGGAGGGACACAGCCAGGACGATGAGGCAGTACTACCTGACGTGTCTGCATGAGCTGCTGGAGGAGAGCGGGCAGAGCACAGG AGCTGAGAAAAAAATTATCAATGCTGCAAGGAAGCTAGCAGCCATGGCCAAGGCCCTGGAGACTCCTACCAAGAAGAACTCAGCGACGTATCGCACCCTACAGC GTTCATCATCAAACACCGACGCTACCATCGAAAACAACCGCGGTGGAGTTTCCAGTTCCAGTAAACATCAGTCACCCGAAGCCTCCGTCCCAGAAACCAGCTGTGAGAAGTGGACAGTGgagagcaagacagacaggacagaaccaGCAATGTCGAGGACCAGGACCAAGCCCACGGGAAAAGCCCTCTACCAGGACCTCCTCACGAGCGGAAAGCTGAAAACACCAAAAGACGCTTCATCTAAAGCCCACCTCCTTCcagctcaccccccctctccccgacCCGCTCCCCAGGCTGGGCAGGCCTCGCTGGGGGAGTTCCACCACAGGGGTTTGACTGACGCCAATGTGACTCTGCGGAACCAGAGCAGagaggtgtacctgcagggtGTGGACACAGCAGACGACCCCCTGGATTCCCAGAGGACAGCCACTCTCATCCAGGAGACTCCCGTCAGGGACGGCGGCCAGAGCGACTGGAGTTTGTTCAGCAACCCCGGACCTGGAGACGTGTTTATCCCGGTCCACTCCTACTccagcaggagggaggacacccccctcctccctctgtctgctgcCTCATCTGACCTGCGGGAGTTTGGAAGCCTCACCGCTGACCACTCTGACATGACTGTTTATAAGGAGATAGCAAACATGCCACCCCACACCAAAGACTCAACGCTAACCAGTGTTCTGAGGAGTGCACACAGGGATCCTGTTCCAGGCTCTGAGGGGAAGATACTGGCCCCTCTGTGCTCCAAGAGCCTGTCCCCAGAGCTGAATCTCTGCCAGCAGGACAGTGGCTTCGACAGTCCTTTCACCTTTCGGAAATGA